Proteins encoded by one window of Hafnia alvei:
- the fliF gene encoding flagellar basal-body MS-ring/collar protein FliF, whose product MLNKIKAKIPALPQGINKNMVMIGAAAVVLTGAIVISLWRSNQGYVALFGSQENIPVSQAVEVLGAENIAYRINPDNGQLLIDESSLPKARMALAAKGISAVMPSGYELMDKEEMLGSSQFIQNVRYKRSLEGELAQSIMGLDPVEHARVHLGLMESSSFVMSNKPDSSASVVVRLRYGKELNDQQVGAIVQLVAGSIPGMKVANVRVVDQNGALLSEGFQAGNSNIAGIRQGNDVINRLKADTEKNIANLLSSVVGTSNYRISVVPQVDMSSVEETQERLGGDPRISNESVNQENTTNELAMGVPGSLSNRPAPPAPAAGAAPADANNQQALSTRNQAQRNYAYDRDVRHIRHPGYKLEKMTVAIVLNKAAPALAEWTPTQVTGLTKLIEDAAGISRDRGDSLTLDMMAFTAPADIDMPVMTWWQDPAIQRWGEMGGIGFLALLAVLFGVRPVARRFSQVRDPVTVDAIADEMPDNKLLEKDMVTTDEGLTQGLPNAIAFQEDNNLPPQSSGLETKVEYMQMLAQRETERVAEVLKQWINSNERDGTKQ is encoded by the coding sequence GTGTTAAACAAAATCAAAGCAAAAATCCCCGCGTTGCCGCAGGGTATCAATAAAAATATGGTGATGATTGGCGCCGCAGCCGTTGTGCTGACCGGCGCTATTGTCATTTCTTTATGGCGCAGCAATCAGGGCTATGTCGCGCTATTTGGCTCTCAGGAAAACATACCGGTTTCACAGGCGGTTGAAGTTCTGGGGGCAGAGAATATTGCTTACCGTATCAATCCTGATAACGGCCAACTCCTGATTGATGAAAGCAGTCTGCCAAAAGCCCGTATGGCGTTGGCAGCCAAAGGTATTTCGGCGGTAATGCCAAGCGGCTACGAGCTGATGGATAAAGAGGAGATGCTGGGCAGCAGCCAGTTTATCCAGAACGTTCGCTACAAACGCAGTCTCGAAGGTGAGTTGGCGCAAAGCATCATGGGGTTAGATCCGGTTGAGCATGCGCGCGTGCATCTCGGCCTGATGGAATCCAGTTCGTTTGTGATGAGCAATAAACCCGACAGCAGCGCTTCCGTGGTGGTGCGTTTACGCTATGGCAAAGAGCTGAACGATCAGCAGGTTGGGGCGATTGTGCAACTGGTTGCCGGTAGCATTCCCGGCATGAAAGTCGCTAACGTGCGCGTTGTCGATCAGAACGGCGCTTTGCTGTCTGAAGGCTTCCAAGCGGGTAATTCCAACATTGCCGGTATCCGTCAGGGCAACGACGTGATCAACCGTCTAAAAGCCGACACCGAAAAGAATATTGCTAACCTGCTGAGCTCCGTGGTGGGGACTTCCAACTACCGTATCAGCGTCGTGCCACAGGTTGATATGAGCAGCGTTGAAGAAACGCAGGAACGTCTGGGCGGCGATCCGCGCATCAGCAATGAAAGCGTGAATCAGGAAAACACCACCAACGAATTAGCGATGGGCGTTCCGGGTTCCTTGAGTAACCGTCCGGCTCCGCCAGCGCCTGCGGCAGGCGCTGCTCCTGCCGATGCGAACAACCAACAGGCACTCTCCACGCGCAATCAGGCTCAACGTAATTACGCCTACGATCGCGACGTGCGTCATATCCGTCATCCGGGATACAAGCTGGAAAAAATGACGGTCGCCATTGTGCTGAATAAAGCGGCTCCGGCGTTAGCCGAATGGACGCCAACTCAGGTTACCGGCCTCACTAAATTAATTGAAGATGCGGCCGGCATCAGCCGCGATCGCGGCGACTCGCTCACGCTCGACATGATGGCATTTACGGCACCGGCCGATATCGACATGCCGGTCATGACGTGGTGGCAAGATCCCGCTATTCAGCGCTGGGGTGAGATGGGCGGAATCGGCTTCTTGGCTCTGCTCGCCGTGCTGTTTGGTGTGCGTCCGGTTGCGCGTCGATTCAGTCAGGTACGTGATCCTGTGACCGTTGATGCCATCGCTGATGAAATGCCAGATAACAAGCTACTTGAAAAAGATATGGTGACGACGGATGAGGGGCTCACCCAAGGGCTCCCGAATGCCATCGCCTTCCAAGAAGACAACAATCTGCCGCCGCAAAGCTCCGGTCTGGAGACCAAGGTGGAATATATGCAAATGCTGGCTCAACGTGAAACCGAGCGAGTGGCTGAAGTATTGAAACAATGGATTAACAGCAATGAGCGTGATGGCACAAAACAATAG
- a CDS encoding flagellar hook-basal body complex protein FliE, producing the protein MDKIEGLGMPASQMQMMQRMQQTAVAASAGIAPNMAIAPANTSLFSSAPQSVSFGQVMNNAINHVDQMQHVASAKQTAIDTGQSDDLTGAMLESQKASVAFSAMVQVRNKLTTALDEVMNIAL; encoded by the coding sequence ATGGATAAGATTGAAGGTTTAGGTATGCCAGCGTCGCAAATGCAAATGATGCAGCGCATGCAGCAAACCGCGGTGGCAGCGTCGGCGGGCATTGCGCCAAACATGGCTATTGCACCAGCGAATACCTCGTTGTTCTCTTCCGCGCCGCAGTCTGTTTCTTTTGGTCAGGTGATGAATAACGCCATCAACCATGTCGATCAAATGCAGCATGTTGCCAGCGCGAAACAAACGGCGATTGATACCGGCCAAAGTGATGATTTAACCGGCGCAATGCTGGAAAGCCAGAAAGCCAGCGTGGCCTTTTCTGCCATGGTGCAGGTGCGCAATAAGCTCACCACGGCGCTGGACGAAGTTATGAATATCGCCCTCTAA
- a CDS encoding sigma-54 interaction domain-containing protein produces the protein MNIIVDHQSHNENGFIANAPSSVSVFSLARRVANFNVSVLITGETGTGKECVAKYIHHHALGENAPYIGVNCAAIPESMLEAILFGYEKGAFTGAVTSVPGKFEQANGGTLLLDEIGDMPLSLQAKLLRVLQEQEVERLGSHKRIPLDIRLIASTNKDLQVEIAEGRFRQDLFYRLSVVPIHISPLRERTQDIIPLALRFIQKYQAFHAGKTQLTDEARQALLQYNWPGNVRELENVIQRGLILSNNGVIKGSDFGLAATPIPAAPGMPMLPAYDENAPVSASGAVPAMRNVKLHGRMAEFQYIVDLLKRHKGNKSKTAEFLGITPRALRYRLASMRDEGIDVECYS, from the coding sequence ATGAATATTATCGTCGATCACCAATCTCACAATGAGAACGGATTTATTGCTAATGCGCCATCCAGTGTTAGCGTATTTTCATTAGCCCGTCGCGTGGCCAACTTTAATGTTTCCGTACTCATTACGGGTGAGACCGGTACGGGTAAAGAGTGTGTGGCTAAGTACATTCATCATCATGCCCTTGGTGAAAATGCACCTTATATCGGCGTAAATTGCGCAGCGATTCCAGAAAGTATGCTGGAAGCTATTTTATTCGGTTATGAGAAGGGGGCTTTTACCGGTGCAGTGACAAGCGTTCCAGGTAAATTCGAACAGGCTAACGGTGGAACTTTATTGCTTGATGAAATTGGAGATATGCCACTTTCGTTACAGGCTAAATTATTACGTGTATTACAAGAGCAGGAAGTTGAGCGTTTAGGTAGCCATAAACGTATCCCTCTTGATATTCGTTTAATTGCATCAACCAATAAAGATTTGCAAGTTGAGATTGCTGAAGGGCGTTTTCGTCAGGATCTGTTCTATCGTTTATCCGTGGTGCCTATACATATTTCACCGCTGCGTGAGCGCACCCAAGATATTATTCCTTTGGCGCTACGCTTTATTCAAAAATATCAGGCTTTCCATGCGGGTAAAACTCAGCTGACTGATGAAGCACGTCAGGCATTGTTGCAATACAACTGGCCAGGCAACGTACGTGAATTAGAAAACGTTATTCAGCGCGGACTGATTCTGAGTAATAACGGCGTGATTAAAGGCAGCGATTTTGGCCTAGCCGCCACACCCATTCCAGCCGCACCGGGAATGCCGATGTTGCCTGCCTATGATGAAAACGCGCCTGTTTCGGCAAGCGGTGCCGTTCCTGCTATGCGTAACGTGAAGCTGCACGGCCGTATGGCGGAATTCCAGTACATCGTCGATCTGCTGAAACGCCATAAAGGTAACAAATCTAAAACAGCCGAATTTTTAGGTATTACGCCGCGTGCGCTGCGTTACCGACTCGCCTCAATGCGTGATGAAGGCATTGATGTGGAATGTTATTCGTAA
- a CDS encoding FliM/FliN family flagellar motor switch protein, whose translation MVKLEVNKLGRPYHKLPKIMNDCFDILDAKLSIYFLKKYRVNVALNKMTFKMDCNYKNAQIFSTPYGNIAFDIDRILLLDILHDYYGLSKDNTRLSPDLEQPTTKTEERLKTKLAQELTQLIINQETFGESLEIKNDYSTVISQWSYCVTFWLEGYEKGGFSILLDNHHVDKMLSNMRGPIEETQPRENITPAQIERMFYGLPLKLNGRLASLNLTVSQLLNIEAGDVIPISLNEQLPIFIGKEQMFSAVVAEDRGKLFLSEFNDKTTEMNYE comes from the coding sequence TTGGTTAAGCTGGAAGTGAATAAGCTTGGACGTCCTTATCATAAACTGCCTAAGATTATGAATGACTGCTTTGACATCCTAGATGCCAAGCTGAGTATTTATTTCTTGAAGAAATACCGTGTTAATGTCGCGTTAAATAAAATGACATTTAAAATGGACTGTAATTACAAGAACGCGCAAATTTTTTCTACGCCTTATGGAAATATTGCATTTGATATCGACCGTATTTTATTGCTCGATATTCTTCACGATTATTATGGCCTAAGCAAAGACAACACGCGTCTATCTCCTGATTTAGAACAACCTACAACAAAAACAGAAGAACGACTAAAAACAAAACTGGCGCAAGAATTAACGCAATTAATTATCAATCAGGAAACGTTTGGTGAATCATTAGAAATAAAAAATGATTACTCAACGGTAATTAGCCAGTGGTCTTATTGCGTGACGTTTTGGTTAGAAGGCTACGAGAAAGGGGGGTTCTCTATTCTATTAGATAACCATCACGTGGATAAAATGCTATCTAATATGCGTGGGCCAATCGAAGAAACTCAGCCGCGTGAAAATATTACCCCTGCTCAAATTGAACGCATGTTTTATGGTTTACCGTTGAAACTGAATGGCCGACTGGCGAGTTTAAATCTAACGGTTTCCCAATTATTAAATATTGAAGCTGGCGATGTCATTCCTATTTCGTTGAATGAGCAGCTTCCTATCTTTATCGGTAAAGAGCAGATGTTTAGCGCCGTGGTAGCAGAAGACCGCGGCAAATTGTTCTTGTCTGAATTCAACGATAAAACCACCGAGATGAACTATGAGTGA
- the fliN gene encoding flagellar motor switch protein FliN: MSDQQTDLAQDLNFDDFNLSEAPQTDTTESQNRDSAPRYDLQQDSNVESPLDKMRKMSLFSRIPVTLTLEVASVEISLAELMTVNNDSVIELDKLAGEPLDIKVNGILFGKAEVVVLNDKYGLRIIEFNSKDLGELAR; this comes from the coding sequence ATGAGTGATCAACAAACCGACCTGGCGCAGGATCTTAACTTCGACGATTTCAATCTGTCTGAAGCCCCTCAGACTGATACGACAGAAAGCCAGAATCGCGACAGCGCTCCTCGCTACGATTTGCAACAGGACAGCAACGTCGAAAGCCCGCTAGATAAGATGCGCAAAATGTCGCTCTTTAGCCGCATACCTGTCACGTTGACCTTAGAGGTTGCCTCCGTAGAGATTTCTTTGGCTGAGCTGATGACGGTTAACAACGATTCCGTGATAGAACTCGACAAGCTCGCAGGCGAACCGCTGGATATTAAAGTGAACGGCATCTTGTTCGGTAAGGCAGAAGTCGTGGTACTTAATGATAAATACGGCCTGCGCATTATCGAGTTCAACAGCAAAGACTTAGGCGAGCTGGCACGATGA
- the fliP gene encoding flagellar type III secretion system pore protein FliP (The bacterial flagellar biogenesis protein FliP forms a type III secretion system (T3SS)-type pore required for flagellar assembly.) produces MNRLIRSGGLTLLLTIGLLFSPLLLAANGDVTLFSTADNGGGQDYNVKIEILILMTLLGLLPIMVLMMTCFTRFIIVLAILRQALGLQQSPPNKILTGIALALTLLVMRPVWTTVYNDAVVPYQSDQITMKEALVKAEAPLKKYMLAQTSQKAMAQMMGIAQVTGAAEEQDLTVVTPAYILSELKTAFQIGFMIYIPFLVIDLIVASILMAMGMMMLSPLIVSLPFKLMLFVLCDGWTLIVGTLTSSVQGL; encoded by the coding sequence ATGAATCGCCTGATCCGCTCCGGTGGCTTAACGCTACTGCTTACCATCGGATTGCTTTTCTCTCCGCTGCTGCTTGCCGCAAACGGAGACGTGACGCTATTTAGCACCGCAGATAACGGCGGCGGTCAGGATTACAACGTCAAAATTGAAATCCTGATCCTGATGACCTTGCTTGGCCTGCTGCCAATCATGGTGCTGATGATGACCTGCTTCACCCGCTTTATTATCGTGCTGGCCATTTTGCGTCAGGCGTTAGGTCTACAGCAAAGTCCACCCAATAAAATCCTGACCGGCATCGCGCTGGCCTTAACGCTATTGGTTATGCGTCCAGTTTGGACCACGGTCTATAACGATGCCGTGGTGCCCTATCAAAGCGATCAGATCACCATGAAAGAAGCATTGGTGAAGGCTGAAGCGCCGCTGAAAAAATACATGCTGGCGCAAACCAGCCAAAAAGCGATGGCGCAGATGATGGGCATTGCACAGGTGACCGGAGCGGCCGAAGAGCAGGATCTGACCGTAGTGACGCCAGCCTATATTCTGAGCGAGCTTAAGACCGCGTTTCAGATTGGCTTTATGATCTACATTCCGTTTTTGGTCATTGACCTGATCGTCGCCAGCATTCTGATGGCGATGGGTATGATGATGCTATCGCCGCTGATCGTCTCACTGCCGTTCAAGCTGATGCTGTTTGTACTGTGTGACGGGTGGACGCTTATCGTCGGTACCCTAACCTCTAGCGTGCAGGGATTATAG
- the fliQ gene encoding flagellar biosynthesis protein FliQ codes for MMTMDVAGDIMASGIRLVLMISVVAIIPSLLIGLCVSIFQATTQINEQTLSFLPRLVMTLLVLIFGGKWMLTQLSDFTIDIFHQAAVLVG; via the coding sequence ATGATGACGATGGACGTTGCTGGCGACATCATGGCCAGCGGTATTCGCCTCGTGCTGATGATCTCTGTAGTGGCGATTATTCCCAGCCTGTTGATTGGCCTGTGCGTGAGTATTTTTCAGGCCACCACTCAGATTAACGAGCAAACTCTGAGCTTTTTACCCCGTCTGGTTATGACGCTACTGGTGCTGATCTTTGGTGGAAAATGGATGCTGACTCAGTTGTCCGATTTCACTATCGATATTTTCCACCAAGCTGCGGTACTGGTTGGATAA
- the fliR gene encoding flagellar biosynthetic protein FliR → MGIDIQTLITPLLALWLPFVRILSFLHFCPIFDQKSFSRRIKIGTALGLSILITPMLHNNVVLTELISMRSVILMGEQILWGFLFGATLQLVFVALQTAGHILSMNMGLGMAMMNDPSSGSSTTVISQIIFVFCALLFFTMDGHLLFMTILYKGFVYWPIGQAINEFSLRTLALSLGWIMSSATLIALPTTFVMLIVQGGFGLLNRVSPTLNLFSLGFPISMLFGLLCMTLIIANVPDHYLNLTNEILARLDNMRVN, encoded by the coding sequence ATGGGCATTGATATTCAGACGTTAATTACGCCGCTGTTGGCGCTTTGGCTGCCTTTCGTGCGTATTTTATCTTTTCTGCATTTCTGCCCGATTTTCGATCAGAAGTCATTTTCACGCCGTATCAAAATTGGCACCGCGCTGGGGCTTTCTATTCTGATAACCCCCATGCTGCACAATAACGTGGTGCTCACCGAGCTGATATCGATGCGCAGCGTGATTTTGATGGGCGAACAAATTCTGTGGGGTTTTCTGTTTGGAGCGACGCTACAGCTGGTGTTTGTTGCGCTGCAAACCGCGGGGCATATTCTTTCAATGAATATGGGACTCGGTATGGCGATGATGAACGATCCCAGCAGCGGCTCGTCCACTACCGTGATTTCACAGATTATTTTTGTATTTTGCGCCCTGCTATTTTTCACCATGGATGGGCACCTGCTGTTTATGACTATCCTGTACAAAGGCTTTGTCTATTGGCCTATCGGGCAAGCCATCAATGAGTTTTCACTGCGCACGCTGGCGCTGAGCTTGGGCTGGATTATGTCGTCAGCCACGCTGATTGCCTTACCGACCACCTTCGTGATGCTGATTGTGCAGGGCGGATTTGGTCTGCTTAACCGTGTATCGCCTACGCTGAATCTGTTTTCTCTCGGCTTTCCTATCAGCATGCTGTTTGGCCTGCTGTGTATGACGCTGATTATCGCTAACGTCCCCGACCATTATCTCAATTTAACCAACGAGATTTTGGCACGCCTCGACAATATGAGGGTGAACTGA
- the flhB gene encoding flagellar biosynthesis protein FlhB, with product MSASSGEKSEKPTSGKLRKARGKGDIPRSKDMTMATGLLASFITMTVFFPFYKHLISESFMSVSIMGNKLDDDGVIEQFLLRNVFILLKFIATLIPIPIACIVASLVPGGWIFTPNKLIPDFKKINPISGVKRMFSASHYVDVGKMLAKCGVLLVTLYMMVHDSLTPLLQLQTMYLRQAIMAGFDILHHVLSYFVAIIVLFAFIDVPLSKFMFTKKMRMTKQEVKEEYKNNDGNPQIKGRIRQLQRQMAMGQINQTVPTADVILTNPTHYAVALKYDPDKAQAPFIVAKGVDDIALYIREVAMTNNIEVVEFPPLARAVYHTTRVNQQIPAQLFRAIAHVLTYVMQIKSWRSGQTEFKPRLNTQIEIPKEVLKTHGKQ from the coding sequence ATGTCTGCCAGTTCAGGTGAAAAGAGCGAAAAACCCACCTCGGGCAAACTGAGAAAAGCCCGCGGCAAAGGGGATATTCCACGCTCCAAAGATATGACGATGGCGACCGGTTTACTGGCCTCGTTTATCACCATGACGGTTTTTTTCCCTTTTTATAAACACCTAATCAGCGAGTCCTTTATGTCGGTGAGCATCATGGGAAACAAGCTGGATGATGATGGCGTGATTGAGCAGTTTTTACTGCGTAACGTTTTTATCTTATTGAAGTTTATCGCCACGCTGATCCCAATTCCGATCGCCTGCATTGTGGCCAGCTTGGTGCCGGGTGGCTGGATTTTTACGCCAAATAAATTAATCCCTGATTTTAAAAAAATTAATCCGATCAGCGGCGTAAAACGCATGTTCTCCGCCAGCCACTACGTAGACGTGGGCAAGATGCTGGCGAAGTGTGGGGTATTGCTCGTCACGCTCTACATGATGGTGCATGACTCTCTGACACCGCTGTTACAGCTGCAAACCATGTATCTGCGTCAGGCCATTATGGCTGGCTTCGACATTTTGCATCACGTTCTCAGCTATTTCGTGGCCATTATCGTCCTATTTGCCTTTATTGACGTGCCGCTGAGCAAATTCATGTTCACCAAAAAGATGCGCATGACCAAGCAGGAAGTGAAAGAAGAGTACAAAAATAACGACGGTAATCCGCAAATTAAAGGCCGTATTCGCCAGCTACAACGTCAGATGGCCATGGGGCAGATTAACCAAACCGTGCCCACCGCCGACGTGATCCTGACTAACCCAACGCACTATGCGGTGGCGTTGAAATATGACCCCGATAAAGCCCAAGCGCCCTTTATTGTCGCTAAAGGCGTGGATGATATTGCGCTTTATATCCGTGAAGTGGCGATGACCAATAACATTGAAGTGGTGGAGTTCCCGCCGCTAGCGCGTGCGGTTTATCACACCACTCGCGTAAATCAACAGATCCCGGCGCAGCTGTTCCGCGCTATCGCACACGTATTGACCTATGTGATGCAGATTAAATCTTGGCGTTCAGGCCAAACCGAATTTAAACCCCGTTTGAATACGCAAATCGAGATCCCGAAAGAGGTGCTAAAGACGCATGGCAAACAGTAA
- the flhA gene encoding flagellar biosynthesis protein FlhA has translation MANSKLKLAFTTLRQGKVGVPILLLCVLAMVILPLSPLVLDILFTFNIVLAVLVLLVAVNSKRPLDFAVFPTILLITTLMRLTLNVASTRVVLLHGHEGVGAAGKVIEAFGQVVIGGNFVVGFVVFVILMIINFVVVTKGAERISEVSARFTLDALPGKQMAIDADLNAGLINQEQARARRKDVANEADFYGAMDGASKFVRGDAVAGIMILIINVIGGICIGIFKYDLDASHAFQQYVLLTIGDGLVGQIPSLLLATAAAIIVTRVSDGEDVSDEIKTQLLAKPTVLYTAAFVMFILAVVPGMPHIAFLSFTGLLLFAGWKQSKKVQKAEPITDMEAISEAISKDNTPVVSWDSIPLIEPIGLNLGYKLVTLVDSAKGSPLSQRIRGVRQVISETCGVLLPEIRIRENFRLKPAQYAIHINGIKVATGEVHSDKLMAIPGAELYGEIDGVLDTDPAYGMAIIWIVPEQKAKALNLGYQVVDCASVVATHVNKVARHYLPDLFNYDDITHLHARLGLQAPKLAEDLAGALNFSQLLRIYRQLLTEHVSLKDIVTIASTLLESAAVTKDPILLTADVRYALRRAIINSVNGDKGSLAVYTIDNELENLLLSALNQSQQAGKVALDSFPVDPNILSQLQNTMPMIHEQMKAQGHAPILLVAPQLRPILSRYARLFAAGLQVLSYNEVPDDSDLSIVGTLA, from the coding sequence ATGGCAAACAGTAAGTTAAAGCTGGCTTTTACAACATTAAGGCAGGGAAAAGTCGGCGTTCCGATCCTGTTGCTGTGCGTGCTGGCAATGGTTATTTTGCCGTTGTCACCGCTGGTGCTGGATATCCTATTCACCTTCAACATCGTGCTGGCGGTGTTGGTGCTATTGGTTGCGGTCAACAGTAAGCGTCCACTCGACTTCGCCGTTTTCCCAACGATTTTGCTGATAACCACGCTGATGCGACTGACGCTAAACGTGGCATCCACCCGCGTGGTGTTACTTCACGGTCACGAAGGCGTAGGCGCTGCCGGTAAGGTTATCGAGGCCTTTGGTCAGGTGGTCATTGGCGGTAACTTCGTCGTGGGTTTTGTGGTCTTCGTGATTTTGATGATCATCAACTTCGTGGTTGTTACCAAGGGTGCTGAACGTATTTCCGAGGTTTCTGCTCGCTTTACGCTAGACGCTCTGCCGGGTAAACAGATGGCTATCGACGCCGATCTGAACGCCGGTTTGATCAATCAGGAACAGGCCAGAGCACGCCGTAAAGACGTGGCCAACGAGGCCGATTTCTACGGTGCGATGGACGGTGCGTCGAAGTTTGTGCGTGGTGACGCCGTTGCCGGGATCATGATCCTGATTATCAACGTAATCGGCGGTATCTGTATTGGTATCTTTAAATACGATTTGGATGCCAGCCATGCGTTCCAGCAATATGTTCTGCTGACGATTGGTGATGGTCTGGTAGGTCAGATCCCATCCCTGCTGTTGGCGACCGCCGCTGCAATTATCGTGACCCGCGTGAGCGATGGTGAAGACGTTAGCGATGAGATCAAAACTCAGCTGCTAGCAAAACCGACCGTTCTCTATACCGCTGCGTTTGTGATGTTCATTCTGGCCGTGGTGCCAGGCATGCCGCATATTGCCTTCCTTAGCTTCACTGGTTTGCTCTTGTTCGCCGGATGGAAGCAGAGCAAGAAGGTGCAAAAAGCCGAGCCGATCACCGATATGGAGGCTATCAGCGAAGCCATTTCCAAAGACAATACGCCGGTTGTGAGCTGGGATAGCATCCCGCTTATCGAGCCTATCGGTTTGAACTTGGGGTATAAGCTGGTCACGCTGGTTGATTCAGCCAAAGGCAGCCCGCTTTCTCAGCGTATTCGCGGTGTTCGACAAGTGATATCTGAAACCTGTGGCGTATTGCTACCCGAAATTCGGATTCGTGAAAACTTCCGCCTGAAGCCAGCCCAGTACGCCATTCATATCAACGGGATAAAGGTGGCAACCGGCGAAGTTCACTCCGACAAATTAATGGCTATTCCGGGCGCTGAACTGTATGGCGAAATTGACGGCGTATTAGATACCGATCCGGCCTATGGCATGGCGATCATCTGGATCGTGCCAGAACAAAAAGCCAAGGCGTTAAACCTAGGCTATCAGGTTGTGGATTGCGCCAGCGTGGTCGCGACGCACGTGAATAAAGTGGCGCGTCACTATTTGCCAGATTTGTTCAACTATGACGATATCACCCATCTTCATGCGCGTTTGGGCTTACAGGCCCCCAAACTGGCGGAAGATCTGGCTGGCGCGCTTAACTTCAGCCAACTGCTACGCATTTATCGTCAGCTACTGACCGAACACGTTTCGTTAAAAGATATTGTGACCATCGCCTCTACGCTGTTAGAAAGCGCCGCAGTAACCAAAGACCCTATCTTGCTAACCGCCGACGTGCGCTACGCGCTACGCCGCGCCATTATTAATAGCGTCAATGGCGATAAAGGTTCTCTGGCGGTATATACCATTGATAATGAGTTGGAAAACTTGCTGCTGAGTGCCCTGAATCAGTCTCAGCAAGCAGGCAAAGTGGCGCTAGATAGCTTCCCAGTTGATCCAAATATTTTGTCGCAGTTACAAAATACCATGCCGATGATCCACGAGCAGATGAAGGCGCAAGGGCACGCCCCTATTTTGCTGGTTGCTCCGCAGCTTCGCCCTATCCTTTCACGCTACGCACGCCTATTCGCCGCAGGGTTGCAGGTGCTTTCGTATAATGAAGTGCCGGATGACAGTGATTTGAGTATTGTGGGGACGTTGGCTTAG